The stretch of DNA ttaagGAAATTTTAGAgacatttcaaaaaaaacaaataccTGATTATTTGTGTTGTAAAATTTCCATGTGTTTAATGAATGAGCCAGTCATAACTCCTAGTGGAATGACttatgataaaatttttttgtatgaacATGTTAAGCACAACGGTCCCTACGATCCTGTCAGCAGAGAGCAGTTTTCTATTCGGGAGGTTATACCAAACTATGCCATTAAGGAAGCAACcgataattttttgaaaaccAACCCCTGGGCTTTTGAAGAGTAGAACTTTAACGCATAACTCTAAGCTCTGTGCATTTTGTGTGCAGGTAAAATTGCGCAGGTGTACATTTGCACACATGTagacatacatatatatagttatttaCACATGCATTAGCGCCCCCATGTAGTTATTTATCTATGCATTTATTCACGTGTTAAAATGTAAAGATGACATGACCTGTGCAGGCTGCCTGCATAGGTCACCCCTGATATTTTGCgcaataaaattaaaagtgcGTTTagttatctttttattttactttattttattgtacttTGCtgtattttactatatttttctttattttactatatttttctttattttactatatttttctttattttactatattttgctttattttttcatattttgccttattttttcatattttgccttattttttcatattttgccttattttttcatatttttccttattttttcatatttttccttattttttcatatttttccttattttttcatattttgccttattttttcatattttgctttattttttctttattcatattgtagttttcaaataaaaagaaaaagaaatttaaatatgGCAATCTTTTTAAGCTGCtgtttttttcatacatATGGGTGCGCGTGTcccatatgtaaatatatgtatatatgtgtgtatgaatgtgtgcatatgtgtacatatgtacatacgtatgttcatacatatatatatatatatatatatattatcgcccatattatgtttatatatatatgcacacgaGTGTGCAATATCTTTTCTGTGTTGATAACCCTTAAgccttaatttattattatatttattctattctattttattattttttttttttttaattgaactttttttgaaattcaAATTAGaacttataataaaatttacgtgcttaattaacaaatatgaaaaaaaaaaaaaagaaaaaaaaaaaatgttacaaGAGCGTCTTATAAACAAGAATGTGAAAGGATAAGTCCGCTGTCTATGGGCAAAACATGTTTaaacatatgcatgtacatgttCATGTGTTTTCCACATGGTTTTATTCGCAGAGAAGGGAAAAATTGTGTGCggttgataaaaaaaagaaaaaaaaagtcttcAATAATATTTGCtttcaattaaaaaagatgTTTCTTCTGGGCACTTCATTTCCGTTAGTGTGTGTCGACGTTAATCGGTTTAACTTTTACTTCGTTTGTATTTTTCTGATTTTTTGCTTtaactgttcatattttcttcttaaaTTAAAGCGAATATTTATCTTCATTCAACTGCGTTCTACTACCGTTTGTGTAGTCATATGTATAactatgtatgcatgtatgtataataacaAAAGTGGCTGAAATGCTCATTTTGCTAATTTCATTCATATCCACTTGTTGCAATGCTCAATGCTATATGTTCTTGTTAAAAATCTGAATTGTACAGGCAAAATAATATACGCAAAATGATACGTACAACGTTCAGATTTCTTGTTCGAACTAGTTATTTGTAGAATTCGAAATATATACTTCTCTTATCATCAACGAAGCAAATTCATAACGTTACATGGATGTGGgaggaaatataaaatatgtattcttTCTGTTCAACTCGAGGTAAAAAATGTACAGTTGAGTAAAAATAGCAGCAAATGGTAGTAGCGATGAATAAAAGATGGGCAAAATTTTGTGAAAGTGCTAATTTTgtaaagaacaaaaaaaaaaaaaaaaaaaaaaaaagtagctAAAATATGGTTAAAAAACGgctgaaaaaaaagaataaaaaaaaaatgctaaaaAAGGGATAAAATAATGCTATGAAAGGTTAAGACTAAAtaaggataaaataaatctgaaaaatgataaaaaagtCAAATAAACTTAATCCACTTTAAGCTAGAGCAAGTTGACCAAGGTGGAAAGATGGGGAACCTTTTGCTTTTCATAAATAGGTTAAAGCAGTTATAACTTCAGCATTTTAACCATAGCAAAAAGGAaagtaaatgtaaataaataggtttacataaatatgtgtgcataaataagtatatatatgtatatttatgtatagtatatatacgtatgtttacctatatgtatatgtatgtatatatatatgtatgtatatgtatatgtatgtatatgtatatgtatgtatatgtatatgtatatgtatgtatatgtatgtatatgtatatgtatatgtatgtatatgtatatgtatatgtatgtatatgtatgtatatgtatatgtatatgtatgtatatgtatatgtatgtatatgtacatatgaatGCGAATGTtcgtatatgtgtgtacgtTTATATGCGCTTATTCATTTGCGTGTTCCTCCAGTCAATTTAGGTACATTGTACATTCTTTCCCGTATAATGATTGTACTGGTTAACATACTTCTATCAGTAGCTTACGTAACATATACTATAGGGTTAGCATTTTTATTAGCAgaaaatatacattcatCGATAGTTGGTGTTATTTGTAAGAGAGTGTACAGGGTAAATACTTATTCATTTATGAACAGAACGCCATATGGTAGATATATGAACAAGTTAATAATTCCCCCACATGAGATTCATAagaatattgtaaaaaaaaataggaatgtttacaattattatcACCATGAAAAATGGAATGAACATTACCATAACgacattaataaatttattctcACTTTTAATAAAAGCTACTATTACGTAAAACATCTGTATGTGAAACGTACGGATAGTAAAACTTGTACATCTGAATGTACAAACGAACTAAAACATGGACAAAATAGTAGAAATGACAAATATTATCATAGGTCTGATGCTAATATTGAGGAAATAATTTCCTCAAAAGGTGGGAACCTCTATTCagatgaaaatgaaattagTAAAAACATATTGAAGGATGGCAATAAAAATGATCTTGATCAAAGTATTCCTAACATACAAAATGATAGTAGTGTGGACAAAGGAATGGCTGATAATGACGGCTTCTCTAATTCCAGAGGTAGAGGTGGAAATGAAAAGAGAGTAAGACATGACAACTGGGATGATGAATACAACCTAGTAAATGAACATGTGCTTTTGAAAAAGAACAGTAAATCAATCAAGGATTTAATAAAAGCAGGCATATGGATTGTTCCAaaggaaaacataaaaatgattaGAGAAAGAACAGACAAGAAAATAAACTGgaattatcttttaaaaaaaaacaatgaaTTGTTGAAGGATAACatagataaaatatacaatggtatatataataaggaaaacattgatgatatattttttgtttttgataCCTATCCGTATAACTATTTGAATGTCACTATGAGTGTTTTCTCTCTTTACAAGTTTGCAAGTAGTTATGTGAATGAGAAgaagcaaaaaattaaaaaaataaatgaaagtaagaaaatatttttcaataatttgGACGGCGGCCTAAAATTAGAGAGTGGTGCTGGAAACAGCGGAGGAAGCGATAATGGTCGAACTAGCAACATACTGGTAGATAACTTCTTTGCCGTTGAGGATCCACTCGAGAAGGAGGTAGACGATAGAAACATgctaaaaattaaagaagaaAGGAGGCGACTGAATCATATAACGACTAATCGGAACTTCTTAAGAGTTGTAGGGTCTATTAGAAAACACCTAAAAATtgtgtataaaatattttcaacaAATGAGAAATTACAAagttatgaaaaaaataaaagtatgtATCAGTATATaccatacataaatataaaggatataattattatcctAAGATCcttttgtatattaaaatatgatcatactagtatatataaatatatttatttctatatagtattttttattgaaaaatttgatatattttacctGTGTGAGGcagtgtatatgtgtatgatTAAGAAGATATATATCAGACCTTTGtttctaaatttttctaAGCGTCTGAGGAGGTACTTTGAGGGGGAAAACTATTCAGCTGTGGGATTGAAAGAGGGGTTCAAGTCTAACGCGGTCGGGGATGTCTACAACATGGATTCGTACAGGGGTATCAGTAATAGTAACTGTGGTAGCAGTGTGGTTGGCAAGGAGATACAGGATGAATCGACAGGATGCGCGAAACACCCCAATATCACAAAAGAAGACCAAAGCGTACTTTCCATGTACGAAGAGATAAACATATGCcagttttataataatatgcaaaAGGCTTTGAAAAAGGAGAAAGTCAAACCTGCTTATTTTACTCCCGCCCCATTCAACTTAAGACCATTTCATTATTCTATTTATCACTCGGCAAATTATTCTAACCTGAATGATTCGTTAGACGGAAAAGGAGGGGAAGAGAAGACCAACCAAGACGCAGAAGATGACGAAAGATACGAAGGAGAAGAGGGGGAACAAGTTATGAATAGCAAAGAACTGAAAATGTTTGGCCCAGAGGATAAgaggaaagaaaaattagaTTTCATTGGAAAGAATGAATATACTGTTCACGTGGATGATTCTGCAGTTAGGTCGAACAAAAgtgatgtatatataaatttctatGTGTACtgtttatacatattgtGTAAGTTTCCATATAcggatataaaaattttaagtataattacaaataaaattatgaatactGTTAACGAATTAACACTAGATGAATtgatattaacattttatagTCTTGCCGAGTTAGAATATGAccattttaatttacaaCATCGTTTGTATATCctcatttttaaaagtttacATTTGTTAGATTACAGAAATAAAGATATGATTTTAAAACTAGTACGATCATTGCATTTAACGAATAATTTACGTACATATGTGGATGACGGTAGAACCCATGAGGACTATGCTACTGGGTATGACCAATATGAACGCACTTCCACTCCCCAGCCCTTCAGCCGAACAAGCGTTAGTTCAATTGACGGTGTTAATAGTGTTGACACTATTAACAGTATAAGCAGTGGTGTAAATAATATCAATCGGGAATATCAGGAGCATAGCAAGCAGCGCACCATCGTGCATAGCGTGAGAACCCTTATGGTTGACTCGCTATCAAAGATGATCttaaaaaacgtaaaaaacTATACACCCATAGAACTAGTGGACATCATTCGGTACATGTCGACATTCGACTTTGTAAACAAAGAGTTGTTCAATTTTGTGTTCAGCTTACCATTTTTTAGAAGTATAAATGAAGATATACTAAAGcactataaaaataatatatatttcaatcaGTCATATTATGCTTATACAAAGGATAATACTCTTAATACACCCATTGAGATTATGCTGTGCAAGCTGTACCAGTCATACCTGTCCTACAATATGCACTTCTGTAATAGCAATGATCTTCGCAGCCGTTTAGGCGAGCAGCACGAGAATGGCAACAGGACTGAACGGGCAGAAGGAAAGGGGGTAAATATGGATACAGTGAACCGAGGAGAAATTCACATAGGTGAAGCTCACCATGGCGACGAATACGTAGTACAGAGTGTTCACAAGCACAACAGAGAAATTTCGTCATTCAGATTTAACGAAAGAACTCTTCAATTACTTAAAAAGACTTATATGAACAATATGAAAACTTCTTCCTACAGCTCGTCCTCTCTACATTATGAAATAGCTGATATCATACAAAAAGATTTTAAAATTCCTTGTCATGTAGAATATGAAACAGATAACGGTATGCTCATAGATATTGCTATATTATATCaagattttaaaaaaatagacaaaaattttccatattttaaaaatattgctaTTGAGATTAATGGTCCCTTTCATTATAAGACTAAATCGATAAACGGGGGTCTTCCATTCCTTAACACGAAAacgattttaaaaaagaggttgaaaaaaaggaaataaaaaaaaaataaaataaaataatacgaTGCCATAAGTATTGGCATTATCACATCATTTTTAACTTTAATACAGTTCGCAGAGCTGcacaattattatatatataaatttttgtttttttgtttttttttcgttttttacaTGTTTACGTATTCATGTATTTACGTTGTTCATGTTATTCACATTTTGCtcgtttttattatttttttttttttttttttttttaatttcaggTTACTGGAACATGATGATTGGCAGGTCATTTCGTTTCCCTTTTGGGAAATCAAACCATGGTAATttttgtatacatttatataaacatttatgcaaattatttttatatattcatgtgtGATAGgagaaaagataaaaaagaaagataaaaaagaaagagaaacATAAAACGAGCGAGAAGGCGAGAGAGAAGGCAAGAGAGAAAGCGAACGAGAAAGCGAACGAGAAATCGAACGAGAAATCGAACGAGAAAGCGAACGAGTTAAcgaaatataaaagaaacatGAAAAAAGTGTTTTCCTTTCAAGCTGAAAATAAcgtcataaaataattttctttgcAGGTTTAGCAAAACGAGAAAGGAAAACTACATTTTGAAGGTGTTGCCACATGagataaaacatatttttaatgaagcTAAGATTTTGTAAGAGGCATTTACCCGTGCTgcattttaccttttttttttttttttgccccGTTgtgtgtttattttttaaaaaatttgttacaTAAgagtgtatatgtatacttaagTCTGtgtttgtttttgtttttgtttttgtgtTTGTGTTTGTGTTTGTGTTTGTGTTTGTGTTTGCATTTGCATTTGCATTTGCGTTTGCATTTGCGTGTACGTCTACGTATGCGCGTACgggtatatttatatatgcattccGTTTTGCATTTTACGCATCATATTTTTCTAGGGGAACAAATACGAATACGCGTGAGAAGTGGCTTATCATAAGTAACACTGCTCTTTCCccttaaatttttgtaaatttttttttttctttattgttTACATGTTGGATtgttacataatatatgtataggatagttattattttattagccttgcttttttttttttttttttttttttttttgcatttctcgaatattaaaaattaaaaaataaaataaactgtATATGGGTAACAAGcgtacataaacatatatacatatgtaatatagaggttatgtttttatatttggcGGTTTTGGCACATTCATCAAATATACCGCTTTGCtattttataacaatatGCTATCAAATAGCTTTTGCAGTGTCAACATGTGCTCATTTGTGTATTTATCGTAATACGCCTTTACGAATTATATTGCATACAATATTCATgtggagaaaaaaaaaaaaaaaaaaaaaaaaaaagtggtaaacgcgtttatatatatatatatatatatatatttagtataAATACTAAGAAATTCACGTTTTAGCAAAGAGAGAAGGAAAGAGCGatcgtatgtatgtataaatataacgggaaagtttttctttttttatgctttttttgatttttttcccttttatgCGTTGAAAAGCCAAGTTTAACTTAATATCCTTGATTGAGGTTACCTTCTCGAGAGGgttaaaataaagcaaaatgtGTTTAGCACAAATTTGTGAGAATCggaattcatttttatctttttttttttttttttttttactttattacacatttttatttaattctttttgtttttattttattaaaaaataactaCACGATAGTGCCTTTTTGGCCTTTAACCAGCGTAGACCAAgagaaaaggtaaaaaagaaagttgAACAAAGGCAAACATTGACAAGGTGCAATAGCAAATCAAATGAGAAATCTGTTAAAGCCCATTTCGGCTCTCAGTAAACCATACGTAGTGGtgatctttttcttttttttttttttttttttttttttttttttttttgtttcctcGACTAGCAAATCTATTCGTTGGTCCATTTTTGCATCCATGTGTTCACGTGTTCGTTCCTTTTGTCCCTCTTAAACAGCGTTGTTCTTCCGACTGATTATCCATACAGACTGTTGACAATGCCACAGAACGATCATATAGAACTGCACCGAAAAAGGTATGGGTACCGGTTTGACTACTTTGAAAGAGTAAGAAAGAAGGAGGCGAGAAGTGTCCATAAGGAATCTTTAAAAGCTAAAAAACTGAGAGGAATTAAggcaaaaatttataataagaaGAAATATGCAGAGaaagtaaattttaaaaaaacgaTAAAACAGCATGAAGCAAAAGATGTGAAGGTTGCTGAAAAAGTTCGAGACGATAATGGTTTACCGTCTTATTTGTTAGATAGAAATCAAGTTAGGTATACAAAAGTGTTAACCAATTTACTAAAACAGAAGAGAAAAAGTAAAGCAGGGAAATGGCAATTGCCAGTACCAAAAATTCAAGCATTAAATGAAGCTGAGATGTTACGGGTTGTAAAATCAGgtaaaagaagaagaaaaacatGGAAAAGATTAATTGATAAAATATCATTTGTAGGAAAAGATTTTACTCGAAAAAACCCCAAATTTGAAAGGTATATAAGACCAAGTAGTTTAAGATTTAAAAGAGCTAATGTTTATCATAGTGAGTTAAAAACCACTATTTCGCTAGACATCATTAGTGTTAAGGTTAACCCTCAATCAAGTTTATACACCAACTTAGGAATAATAACAAAAGGAACAATAATTGAAGTCAATGTTAGTGAATTGGGACTAGTTACACAGTCTGGTAAGGTCATATGGGCAAAATTTGCGCAGGTAACCAACAACCCCGAGCTTGATGGATGCATAAACGCAACACTACTCGTTTAGGCATTTTGaggtatgtatttttatggTCCTCGTTTGGCATTTTTGTGGTCAAGTTTTAGAAGTTGTATGGTCCTCGTTTGGCAGTTTTGTGGTCAAGTTTTAGAAGTTGTATGATCCTCGTTTGGCAGTTTTGTGGTCAAGTTTTAGAAGTTGTATGATCCTCGTTTGGCAGTTTTGTGGTCAAGTTTTAGAAGTTGTATGATCCTCGTTTGGCAGTTTTGTGGTCAAGTTTTAGAAGTTGTATGATCCTCGTTTGGCAGTTTTGTGGTCAAGTTTTAGAAGTTGTATAGCCCCTTTTTGGCAGTTTTATATGGTCGCCATTTTTTAACCCATTAatgtcttttttattttattttattttatttttttttattttattttatttttttttattttattttatttttctgtttcaCACACATGCATGCATAGCAaacaaaacatttttaaataggacgtaaaattttgaaaactattttttttttcccatttccCCCCGTATTACAGTTTATTTACAATTTAGCCATTACTCGCatgtaatgtatatgtatattcgtGTATGCATGATATATGAACACATGCACACGCTATTGGCATATTTTCCCCGCCCTCCCTCTATTAATACATGcactttttcatttcatttttgtacAACTAATTATGAACAGAAACATGtcaattaaattattatggtatttttcattttattattagatgAAAAGTGCGacttaattctttttttttttcttttttctttcaaataATCATATACActttattgtaatatatatatatatatatgtatatatattattagtatatatatatatatgatgctCATTTTGCGCGCTATATAGCCAAAGGTTTAATACGGGGATTTCAAATAGCATCCATTTTTTTAAGCGCTAAAAAAAAGCCCCACACTTTTTTATGTCGATAAACGTTTGGGGGTAGCTTAACGGGGGAGGTAAAAAATGGCGAGGCGCAAATTGAACAAAAACTGGCGGGGTGGAAAACGGAatgtaaacaaaaaatgcGCAGAAAAAGTGAATGGTAAAAATGTATGGCAAAAATGTATGGCAAAAATGTATGGCAAAAATGTATGGCAAAAATGTATGGCAAAAATGTATGGCAAAAATGTATGGCAAAAATGTAAGGCAAAAATGTAAGGCAAAAATGTAAGGCAAAAATGTAAGGCAAAAATGagcataaaatttttgcagCAAAAATGAACGAAACAATTCGCACAAAGTAAATAGCTAGTTAAGTAACGGAGAAGCGGTATGTTTTCCATGCGCCTATCCCGCATATTTCTActataagatatataaaaactctATGCACAATCCCCTTtcctttttgaaaattttttgcaCCTTCttttatgcataaaaatTGATTTAAAAATGCTCAAATATAGGAAGTCCATGTTAGAGTATCCtgcacatacataaatattttctaaaatatattatttattgcgCTATTTTGCGCTAGTTTTTCCTCATTTTAAATACTCCTCTGTGATAATTCGCGCGTTTTAATACACGTACGCGCTTGAGAgttaatatgtacatgtgagtacacatatatgaatatgcgcatatatatatatatatatatatattatatgcatgtacTTACATTTTGCATGTAATCACGTGGTATATACGCATATTTATACACGCCCTTTTCCACTAACGCAAAAAGGAGAATCTATCATATTGACACATACTGCAAAAAATGGAGGGCCTGTTCAACAACAAGAAAGAACTCTTCATCGGTAAGCGAGTCTTCAGTTGTAATTTTACGAAGAACAAAATAGACaaagaggaaaaagaaaattccATCTTGGGAAAAGTGAGTGAACAACATTATGCACATGTTCAGGATAAATTAAAAGGTAACGATAATGAAAGGAAAGAAGAAAGCACGTCAGATGAAGTTgttgataaaaatttaaaaatttacttgTTTAACGaagacataaaaataaaaataggcACAGTTAGATATATAGGACCTTTAAAAAATCATCCTGatactaataaaatattttatggtATTGAATGGGATAACAAGTTTGATGGTAAACATTTTGGTAACTACAAAGGGGAATTCTATTTTTCCCCTCTTCTCCATATTAAAAAGGACAAGACGAAACGCCATTATTATGATCAGCTTAGCGAAGGCCTAGCGAATTTCCATGACGATGCTGATAGCAGAGATAACACCACTGGTAAGGTTAGTAGTAGTAGAGTCCAAAAAAGTGGCATTGGAAATAGTAGCAGCAATAGTAGAAGCAATAGTAGCAGCAATAGTAGCAGCAATAGCAGAAGCAGTAGAAGAAGCAATAGCAGAAGCAGT from Plasmodium malariae genome assembly, chromosome: 1 encodes:
- the PmUG01_01019300 gene encoding RAP protein, putative; the protein is MIVLVNILLSVAYVTYTIGLAFLLAENIHSSIVGVICKRVYRVNTYSFMNRTPYGRYMNKLIIPPHEIHKNIVKKNRNVYNYYHHEKWNEHYHNDINKFILTFNKSYYYVKHLYVKRTDSKTCTSECTNELKHGQNSRNDKYYHRSDANIEEIISSKGGNLYSDENEISKNILKDGNKNDLDQSIPNIQNDSSVDKGMADNDGFSNSRGRGGNEKRVRHDNWDDEYNLVNEHVLLKKNSKSIKDLIKAGIWIVPKENIKMIRERTDKKINWNYLLKKNNELLKDNIDKIYNGIYNKENIDDIFFVFDTYPYNYLNVTMSVFSLYKFASSYVNEKKQKIKKINESKKIFFNNLDGGLKLESGAGNSGGSDNGRTSNILVDNFFAVEDPLEKEVDDRNMLKIKEERRRLNHITTNRNFLRVVGSIRKHLKIVYKIFSTNEKLQSYEKNKSMYQYIPYINIKDIIIILRSFCILKYDHTSIYKYIYFYIVFFIEKFDIFYLCEAVYMCMIKKIYIRPLFLNFSKRLRRYFEGENYSAVGLKEGFKSNAVGDVYNMDSYRGISNSNCGSSVVGKEIQDESTGCAKHPNITKEDQSVLSMYEEINICQFYNNMQKALKKEKVKPAYFTPAPFNLRPFHYSIYHSANYSNLNDSLDGKGGEEKTNQDAEDDERYEGEEGEQVMNSKELKMFGPEDKRKEKLDFIGKNEYTVHVDDSAVRSNKSDVYINFYVYCLYILCKFPYTDIKILSIITNKIMNTVNELTLDELILTFYSLAELEYDHFNLQHRLYILIFKSLHLLDYRNKDMILKLVRSLHLTNNLRTYVDDGRTHEDYATGYDQYERTSTPQPFSRTSVSSIDGVNSVDTINSISSGVNNINREYQEHSKQRTIVHSVRTLMVDSLSKMILKNVKNYTPIELVDIIRYMSTFDFVNKELFNFVFSLPFFRSINEDILKHYKNNIYFNQSYYAYTKDNTLNTPIEIMLCKLYQSYLSYNMHFCNSNDLRSRLGEQHENGNRTERAEGKGVNMDTVNRGEIHIGEAHHGDEYVVQSVHKHNREISSFRFNERTLQLLKKTYMNNMKTSSYSSSSLHYEIADIIQKDFKIPCHVEYETDNGMLIDIAILYQDFKKIDKNFPYFKNIAIEINGPFHYKTKSINGGLPFLNTKTILKKRLLEHDDWQVISFPFWEIKPWFSKTRKENYILKVLPHEIKHIFNEAKIL
- the PmUG01_01019400 gene encoding ribosomal protein S8e, putative; the protein is MPQNDHIELHRKRYGYRFDYFERVRKKEARSVHKESLKAKKLRGIKAKIYNKKKYAEKVNFKKTIKQHEAKDVKVAEKVRDDNGLPSYLLDRNQVRYTKVLTNLLKQKRKSKAGKWQLPVPKIQALNEAEMLRVVKSGKRRRKTWKRLIDKISFVGKDFTRKNPKFERYIRPSSLRFKRANVYHSELKTTISLDIISVKVNPQSSLYTNLGIITKGTIIEVNVSELGLVTQSGKVIWAKFAQVTNNPELDGCINATLLV